One region of Anticarsia gemmatalis isolate Benzon Research Colony breed Stoneville strain chromosome 2, ilAntGemm2 primary, whole genome shotgun sequence genomic DNA includes:
- the ctrip gene encoding E3 ubiquitin-protein ligase ctrip isoform X3: protein MAEQHITPSSHSALTRESSGRVVGGRWLRQVRRTSHSRRSRRNVTSPLPRSTSRHSSNRVSDAEPFAHVELRRSSRLINTLPRSDYSITERWSYGTDVYETRCDTTDYKGGDTHKSNVHPKRGRTSSHDRKKRKTISNNSAEECVAYCTRSRTALKSSESACEQIPNNLKSHTLTHFPLNQNATATSTQANQSEGGLLPLDERDFAYSPFSSSTVTELLDSDYSVYSPTASRRKGKKRKRSTHRSLSSRKSSCLLNVDECRKKFKIDSHSKDDTDTSSTGRTSSKYELDKADHPSATHTSCTYLLRNRHSHLGPPTSTVISESSASPPAGDVVHSQTVAERKSASDSLTRTATPPPFKDIQEASSSKAHSSASKLLIVPRDLPYLRQTNARRSIAAATGATLGACLTRGASTSQRQRQDTASKRQVSGGEGAGSSAAGGRRARARDMPQPQPASTRRDKRGKSSLGSCASTGGASSRSHPQPLTTGAVASTSSTPPASASATMPDNASSDAKPKGKAASSGEECVGSGSGGGGSGAGASLSGANNEESSSEEGEVGRLQALLEARGLPPHLLGALGPRMQHLLHRTVTANSAASKAAQLLAGLQATGDEGQQLQAVIEMCQLLVMGNEDTLAGFPVRQVVPALVNLLAAEHNFDMMNHACRALTYMLEALPRSSGAVALAVPAFLDKLQAITCMDVAEQSLTALDMLSRRHSKSILQARGVSACLTYLDFFSINAQRAALSITANCCQNLTPDEFHLVRDSLQLLANRLTQQDKKSVECVCLAFSRLVDSFQHDPARLQEIATPELLTNLQQLLVVQPPLISGGTFITVLRLLWVMCGACPQLALALHQRSIADTLLCLLTGSTLHQEQVELIPRLPQELYEITCLIGELMPRLPTDGIFAVDAHLDRPWSANTDRTAHWQWRDDRGVWRSYSWAESRALEAAAAGGEEEVCLTTLGRSYTVDLTAMQQLNDHTGTARPVQRVAPAPPPTDQSSSLAPAPDPRIAMVRSNPSLARALLAVLHEVYWSSAGPAVRSQALKAILRCVYYADAPLLRQVLKMQVISSHIAGMMASSDLRIVVGSLQLAEILMQRLPEEMGVQFRREGVLHQVAQLAERAPPSHPPKHHALKSPSSSSVRSSGGSSPPASTSATSLEHQNNLSLAFSASGSFVASTMPATGSDGSGSEPGPASVSSHAQMAASTVHRSGSPLQLAEMLKRKRAVKRSGGGTRHARRRDEPAPAHAPAPPHAHLAHPAHQHHAHHAASPHAYRWTGSGVAVGARGAGAGRAGGASKTSSFLSSLNPSRWGRSPHAHKDQGLLASPHASANLTVQNKEKVREWIQWTAARLQREWGALGGGGGALEALAALAAALPQPAQRRAALRDLRDTLLHHDVSPFEVNHSGVLGALLQFLTGAEPEAESTETRETETEARDSTDYVAACEDRLRLFLHVFADMPLAPDSAEWNEVTGSLLGVSAALGAGAGSSSGSGGTLALGALVSKVNACVSHLEQFPVRVHDLPARPATSALKFFNTHQLMCDLKRHPTCSNLKQWKGGVVRIDPLALVQAIERYLAQRGYAMGRARSESAGGAASDDDAASDDDVDESLATPPHHHPTDSDHKLEFLIGDTVLPYNMTVYQAVRQFGEQTDADTDTETPLANAGIWVQTHTIYYRAVEAGEQPRTDTTTSRKGKGQPTKLSARRKPDLLWNEGIVPGRSSPLVAILRGAVLSSCDVRDASLGALGLLRALHALSRHWHTLYRAACLPDHRPLVPNADFINAKLAAKANRQLQDPLVIMTGNLPPWLKKIAYACPFVLPFECRHLLFYVVSFDRDRALQRLLEAGGERGAAGAGAGADERVAPRLDRRKRTVQRHNVLRQAEHVMHEFAHSKALLEIQYENEVGTGLGPTLEFYALVSQELQRADLDLWHGSENFKQKPTSFGGEIVKSQPPVVTDRSADAAARLASSVREALSLDEERAPEHSDLEKETSIPSPAPDATYVTWPCGLFPQAVGRTARASHLSRVKAKFRFLGKFMAKAVMDSRMVDIPLSVSMYRWLVSEEKWLSLSDVRHVAPELWRSLCRLRRVAERARLIAADPRHTPEQKTQLITALELDGCPIEELGLDFILPGDGCTELRRGGRDLPVTAHNLHNYIDLVSHWLLYEGVTKQMEAFREGFESVFPLANLKIFYPEELEQVFCGSPSGGRDQRWEPRMLTECIRPDHGYNAESRAIRMLIDILASYNREEQRLFLQFVTGSPRLPTGGFKALNPPLTVVRKSLESSLDPDEYLPSVMTCVNYLKLPDYSSAEVMRAKLRLAASEGQHSFHLS from the exons CAGGGTGGTGGGCGGTCGGTGGTTGCGTCAGGTGCGTCGAACGAGCCACAGTCGTCGGAGCAGACGCAACGTGACGTCGCCTCTGCCTCGCTCCACCAGTCGACACTCGTCCAACCGCGTGTCTGACGCCGAGCCGTTCGCGCACGTCGAGTTGCGGCGGAGCTCGCGCCTCATCAACACACTGCCCCGGTCCGACTACTCCATCACCGAGCGTTGGTCCTACGGTACTGACGTTTACGAGACGCGCTGCGATACTACCGACTACAAGGGTGGAGACACTCACAAATCTAACGTTCACCCGAAACGCGGGCGCACTTCCTCGCATGACAGGAAAAAACGTAAGACCATATCGAACAATAGTGCAGAGGAGTGCGTCGCATACTGTACACGCTCACGGACTGCTCTTAAATCCAGTGAGAGTGCTTGTGAGCAAATTccgaataatttaaaatcacatACATTAACACACTTCCCGTTGAATCAGAACGCTACAGCCACTTCTACACAAGCTAATCAGTCGGAAGGTGGTCTGCTGCCGTTAGACGAGAGAGATTTTGCATATTCACCGTTCAGCTCGTCGACTGTCACAGAATTGCTAGATTCTGACTATTCCGTGTACAGTCCTACAGCGAGTCGAAGAAAAGGAAAGAAGAGGAAGCGATCAACGCATCGTTCTTTATCAAGTAGAAAAAGCAGTTGTCTGCTGAACGTCGACGAGTGCcgaaagaaatttaaaatagattCACACAGCAAAGACGATACAGACACTAGCAGTACCGGAAGGACTTCGTCCAAATACGAATTAGATAAAGCTGATCATCCTTCTGCTACTCACACATCTTGCACGTACTTGTTGCGGAATAGACACAGTCACCTCGGACCCCCTACTTCCACTGTTATCAGTGAAAGTTCAG CGAGCCCGCCGGCCGGCGACGTGGTGCATAGTCAAACAGTAGCAGAGCGCAAGAGTGCCTCCGATAGTCTTACCAGGACCGCTACTCCACCGCCATTCAAAGATATTCAAG AAGCGAGCTCGTCAAAGGCTCACAGTTCTGCCAGCAAACTACTTATTGTACCACGAGATCTTCCTTACTTGCGTCAAACTAACGCGCGAAGG AGTATCGCTGCTGCGACGGGTGCGACCCTGGGTGCTTGCTTGACGAGGGGGGCCAGCACTTCCCAGCGTCAGAGGCAAGACACTGCGTCTAAAAGACAG GTATCCGGCGGCGAGGGCGCAGGCAGCAGCGCGGCAGGCGGGCGGCGAGCGCGAGCTCGCGACATGCCGCAGCCGCAGCCAGCGTCCACGCGTCGAGACAAACGAG GTAAAAGCAGCCTGGGTTCTTGTGCCAGTACTGGTGGTGCGTCCAGCCGGTCTCACCCCCAGCCATTAACAACG ggTGCCGTGGCATCCACGTCGTCGACACCGCCGGCGTCAGCATCAGCTACGATGCCCGACAACGCATCCAGCGATGCCAAGCCTAAGGGCAAAG CGGCGTCGTCCGGCGAGGAGTGCGTGGGCagcggcagcggcggcggcgggtcGGGCGCGGGCGCGTCGCTGAGCGGCGCCAACAACGAGGAGTCGTCGTCCGAGGAGGGCGAGGTGGGCCGCCTGCAGGCGCTGCTGGAGGCGCGCGGCCTGCCGCCGCACCTGCTGGGCGCGCTCGGCCCGCGCATGCAGCACCTGCTGCATAGGACCGTCACTGCTAATTCTG CTGCATCGAAGGCGGCTCAGCTGCTAGCCGGTCTGCAGGCGACCGGCGATGAAGGGCAGCAACTGCAGGCCGTCATCGAGATGTGCCAGTTACTAGTGATGGGCAATGAAGACACACTCGCTGGATTCCCAGTGCGACAGGTTGTACCGGCGCTGGTCAACTTGCTCGCCGCTGAACATAACTTTGATATG ATGAACCATGCATGTCGTGCACTGACGTACATGCTGGAGGCGCTGCCGCGCAGCAGCGGCGCCGTGGCGCTGGCCGTGCCCGCGTTCCTCGACAAGCTGCAGGCCATCACGTGCATGGACGTCGCCGAGCAGAGCCTCACCGCGCTCGACATGCTCTCGCGCCGACACTCCAAATCTATTCTACAGGCG CGTGGAGTATCAGCGTGCCTGACATACCTGGACTTTTTCTCCATCAACGCGCAGCGTGCGGCGCTGTCTATCACCGCAAACTGCTGCCAGAATCTTACGCCTGACGAGTTCCATCTCGTCAGGGACTCACTGCAATTACTTGCTAACAG ATTAACTCAACAAGACAAGAAGTCTGTGGAGTGTGTGTGCCTCGCGTTCTCGCGCCTGGTGGACAGCTTCCAGCACGACCCGGCGCGTCTGCAGGAGATCGCCACGCCTGAACTACTCACAAATCTGCAACAACTC TTGGTGGTGCAGCCGCCGCTGATCTCGGGCGGCACGTTCATCACGGTGCTGCGCCTGCTGTGGGTGATGTGCGGCGCGTGTCCGCAGCTCGCGCTCGCGCTGCACCAGCGCTCCATTGCCGACACACTACTGTGTCTACTCACCGGCTCTACACTGCACCAGGAG CAAGTGGAATTAATTCCACGTCTGCCGCAAGAGTTATACGAGATCACGTGTCTGATCGGGGAGCTGATGCCGCGCCTGCCCACTGACGGTATATTCGCGGTCGACGCGCACCTCGACAGACCCTGGTCCGCTAACACCGACCGCACTGCTCACTGGCAGTGGCGAGATGACAGAG GTGTATGGCGTTCATACTCGTGGGCCGAGAGCCGTGCCCTGGAGGCGGCCGCGGCGGGCGGCGAGGAGGAAGTGTGCCTCACTACACTGGGCCGCTCCTACACCGTCGACCTCACGGCCATGCAACAG CTAAACGATCACACCGGCACTGCGCGGCCCGTACAACGCGTAGCCCCCGCGCCGCCACCCACTGACCAATCGTCTTCACTTGCACCTGCACCCG ACCCGCGCATAGCGATGGTGCGCTCCAACCCGTCGCTGGCGCGCGCGCTGCTGGCCGTGCTGCACGAGGTGTACTGGAGCTCGGCGGGGCCCGCGGTGCGCTCGCAGGCGCTCAAGGCCATCCTGCGCTGCGTGTACTACGCCGACGCGCCGCTGCTCAGACAAGTGCTCAAGATGCAG GTGATATCGTCGCACATCGCGGGCATGATGGCGTCGAGCGACCTGCGCATCGTGGTGGGGTCACTGCAGCTGGCCGAGATCCTGATGCAGCGCCTGCCCGAGGAGATGGGCGTGCAGTTCCGGCGCGAGGGGGTGCTGCACCAGGTGGCGCAGCTGGCCGAGCGCGCGCCGCCCTCGCACCCGCCCAAACACCACGCGCTCAAG TCTCCAAGTAGTAGCAGCGTCCGCTCAAGTGGTGGGTCTTCACCCCCGGCTTCCACATCCGCCACATCACTTGAGCATCAGAACAATTTGTCACTCGCCTTCTCCGCCTCCGGCTCTTTCGTCGCTAGCACTATgc CGGCGACAGGCAGCGACGGTAGCGGTTCAGAACCCGGCCCCGCGTCGGTATCCTCACATGCACAGATGGCCGCTAGCACCGTTCACAG GTCGGGTAGTCCGCTGCAGCTGGCGGAGATGCTGAAGCGCAAGCGCGCCGTGAAGCGGTCGGGCGGCGGCACGCGGCACGCGCGGCGGCGCGACGAGCCCGCGCCCGCGcacgcgcccgcgccgccgcacgCGCACCTGGCGCACCCCGCGCACCAGCACCACGCGCACCACGCCGCCTCGCCGCACG CGTATCGTTGGACAGGTTCGGGCGTGGCGGTGggcgcgcgcggcgcgggcgccgggcgggcgggcggcgcgtcCAAGACGTCGTCGTTCCTGTCGTCGCTCAACCCGTCGCGCTGGGGCCGCTCGCCGCACGCGCACAAGGACCAGGGCCTGCTGGCCTCGCCGCACGCCTCCGCCAACCTCACCGTGCAGAACAA GGAGAAGGTGCGCGAATGGATCCAGTGGACGGCCGCGCGGCTGCAGCGCGAGTGGGGCGCgctgggcggcggcggcggagcgctggaggcgctggcggcgctggcggcTGCTCTGCCGCAGCCCGCGCAACGTCGCGCCGCGCTGCGGGACCTGCGCGACACGCTGCTGCACCACGACGTGTCGCCCTTCGAG GTGAATCACTCGGGAGTGTTGGGTGCCTTGCTGCAGTTTTTGACTGGCGCTGAACCGGAGGCCGAGTCGACCGAGACTCGGGAGACTGAAACCGAAGCGCGTGATTCTACAGACTACGTAGCCGCTTGCGAAGACCGGCTGCGACTCTTCCTTCACGTGTTCGCCGATATGCCGCTCGCGCCCGA CAGCGCGGAATGGAACGAAGTGACAGGCTCTCTGCTGGGCGTGAGTGCGGCgctgggcgcgggcgcgggctcCAGCAGCGGGTCGGGCGGCACGCTGGCGCTGGGCGCGCTGGTCAGCAAGGTCAACGCCTGCGTGTCGCACCTGGAGCAGTTCCCCGTGCGCGTGCACGACCTGCCCGCGCGCCCCGCCACCTCCGCGCTCAAGTTCTTCAATACCCACCAGCTTATG tGTGATCTCAAACGGCATCCGACGTGCTCGAATCTGAAGCAATGGAAGGGCGGAGTGGTACGCATCGATCCTCTCGCCCTAGTACAGGCCATCGAACG CTACCTGGCGCAGCGCGGCTACGCGATGGGTCGCGCGCGCTCGGAGTCAGCGGGCGGCGCGGCGTCCGACGACGACGCCGCCTCCGACGATGACGTGGACGAATCTCTGGCCACGCCCCCGCACCACCACCCCACCGA CTCTGATCACAAACTGGAATTCTTGATCGGCGACACAGTGTTGCCATACAACATGACTGTATACCAGGCTGTGCGACAGTTCGGCGAACAGACTGACGCCGATACCGACACTGAGACCCCACTCG CTAACGCGGGAATATGGGTACAAACCCACACGATTTACTACCGCGCAGTGGAGGCGGGCGAACAACCTCGCACCGACACTACCACTTCACGGAAAGGAAAGGGACAACCGACTAAACTCTCCGCTAGACGCAAACCCGATCTCCTATGGAACG AGGGCATAGTGCCGGGGCGCTCGTCGCCGCTGGTGGCCATCCTGCGCGGCGCCGTGCTGAGCTCGTGCGACGTGCGCGACGCGTCGCTGGGCGCGCTGGGCCTGCTGCGGGCCCTGCACGCGCTGTCGCGCCACTGGCACACGCTGTACCGCGCCGCCTGCCTGCCCGACCACCGCCCGCTCGTGCCCAACGCGGACTTCATCAACGCCAAG CTCGCCGCCAAAGCCAACCGCCAACTCCAGGATCCACTCGTCATAATGACCGGAAATCTTCCTCCCTGGCTGAAGAAGATAGCTTATGCATG CCCGTTCGTGCTACCGTTCGAGTGCCGGCATCTGCTGTTCTACGTGGTGTCGTTCGACCGCGACCGCGCGCTGCAGCGCCTGCTGGAGGCGGGCGgcgagcgcggcgcggcgggggccggcgcgggcgccgaCGAGCGCGTGGCGCCGCGCCTCGACCGCCGCAAGCGCACCGTGCAGCGCCACAACGTGCTGCGCCAGGCCGAGCACGTCATGCACGAGTTCGCGCACTCCAAGGCGCTGCTCGAGATCCAGTACGAGAACGAGGTGGGCACCGGCCTCGGGCCCACGCTCGAGTTCTACGCGCTCGTGTCGCAGGAGTTGCAGCGCGCCGACCTCGACCTGTGGCACGGCAGCGAGAACTTCAAGCAGAAGCCCACCTCGTTCGGCGGAGAGATCGTCAAGAGCCAGCCGCCCGTCGTGACGGACCGCTCGGCCGACGCGGCCGCGCGCCTGGCGTCGTCCGTCCGCGAAGCGCTGAGCCTGGACGAGGAGCGCGCACCCGAGCACAGCGATTTGGAAAAGGAGACGTCCATTCCGTCGCCCGCGCCCGACGCGACCTACGTCACGTGGCCCTGCGGCCTCTTCCCGCAGGCCGTCGGCCGCACGGCGCGAGCTTCACACCTCTCTAGAGTCAAAGCCAAGTTCCGCTTCCTCGGGAAGTTCATGGCCAAAGCTGTTATGGATTCTAGAATG GTGGACATTCCGTTGTCGGTGTCGATGTACCGGTGGCTGGTGAGCGAAGAAAAGTGGCTAAGCCTGAGTGACGTGCGGCACGTGGCCCCGGAACTGTGGCGCTCGCTGTGTCGGCTGCGGCGCGTGGCGGAGCGCGCGCGCCTCATCGCCGCCGACCCCCGGCACACGCCCGAACAGAAGACACAACTT atAACTGCACTCGAATTAGATGGCTGCCCCATTGAAGAGCTAGGTTTGGACTTTATATTGCCGGGTGACGGTTGCACGGAGCTGCGGCGAGGTGGCCGCGACCTGCCCGTTACCGCGCACAATCTACACAATTATATTGATCTCGTCTCACACTGGCTACTCTATGAag gTGTAACCAAGCAAATGGAAGCCTTCAGAGAAGGATTTGAATCAGTATTCCCACTAGCCAATCTCAAGATTTTCTATCCTGAAGAATTGGAACAAGTATTCTGTGGTAGTCCATCTG GTGGACGCGATCAGCGCTGGGAGCCGCGGATGTTAACTGAATGCATCAGGCCCGACCACGGGTACAACGCGGAATCACGCGCTATTCGTATGCTCATTGATATATTGGCATCATATAACCGCGAGGAGCAACGGCTTTTCTTGCAGTTCGTCACGGGAAGTCCGCGATTACCCACTGGag GTTTCAAGGCTCTGAATCCGCCGCTGACGGTGGTGCGCAAGTCGCTGGAGTCGTCGCTGGACCCGGACGAGTACCTGCCGTCAGTGATGACGTGCGTCAACTACCTGAAGCTGCCGGACTACAGCAGCGCCGAGGTGATGCGCGCCAAGCTGCGGCTGGCCGCCTCCGAGGGCCAGCACTCGTTCCACTTGTCGTGA